The Nostoc sp. PCC 7524 nucleotide sequence AACATTCATTTAGGAGTAAGTCTTAATAGTATTGAAACAGAAAAAAATCTCATCAAATCATTTACATTTTCAGATGGAACTAAAGCAACATCTGATCATTATATTTGTGCCGTTCCTCTAGTAGTTCTTACAGATTTGGTCAATAAATGTAGTTTGGCAAATATTGATCTATCTTTGATAAATGTTAATGAGCCTAAAATGGAATGGTCTAATAGCGCCCAATTTTTCCTATCAGCATTACCTAATAATAATGCCACTTCTTTTGAGCCTGGTGTCTTAAATTTACACATAAATAGTCCTTGGGATATTGTGAGTATAGTTCAAGGAAAAGGAATTTGGAACAATGTAGAAATGCCTCCAGATATGCCCTATGTACTGTCAGCAACTTTTTCTAATGTTCACTCTCACGGAGTAGTTTTCAATAAACCATTAATAGCCTGTTCAGAGACTGAAATTTTTGAAGAGTTGCTGACTCAAATGGGTTTTGTAGACCGGGATTTAGTGATGAGTTGGCATTTAGACTATGAATTGATCATTATGGAAGACAGCGAATATCAGCAAAAAAAAGATAATTTGAGAAGTCATTTAGCTAGTGATGTCTATGATGGCAAAAGAATGCTGACTTATGCACCACTGGGGTTAATGCGACCCAATCAAAAACCGCTAAAAACAGTTTCAAAAATTTCTAATTTATATCTGGCGGGGGAGCATATTGATACTCAATATAGAATCCCAACTATGGAAAAGGCAGCAGAATCTGGTCGAAGAGCTGCTATGGAGGTTGCTAATCAGGTAAACCCAAGCATAGCAGAAGCTATTAAACTACAAGATAGGGACTTTATTAAGCCATTTTCATTTGTGCAAAATTTAGATAA carries:
- a CDS encoding FAD-dependent oxidoreductase, with amino-acid sequence MNAKKVVIVGGGIAGMVAATLLAEQGFKVELYELANELGGKAKSLRTKDGNPIEHSHRVYSKDYKTLLPILAKIPDGNHYVIDNLITPKKAIISNTKGEIFINLKFRQRKQLNSLEQFLFCIFQPIVNGIKILLIMFLFPYKMKRIGIPIRESIWCLLKHIQFLMMCEERQQKLFSGQSYGEFLCIENKSDNFKQFISTYISVLVAARLETEAIGCARLFSNSMLTMRGVIKGLEHLGGIMIMNGPTSERLFNPWQKYLIHLGVNIHLGVSLNSIETEKNLIKSFTFSDGTKATSDHYICAVPLVVLTDLVNKCSLANIDLSLINVNEPKMEWSNSAQFFLSALPNNNATSFEPGVLNLHINSPWDIVSIVQGKGIWNNVEMPPDMPYVLSATFSNVHSHGVVFNKPLIACSETEIFEELLTQMGFVDRDLVMSWHLDYELIIMEDSEYQQKKDNLRSHLASDVYDGKRMLTYAPLGLMRPNQKPLKTVSKISNLYLAGEHIDTQYRIPTMEKAAESGRRAAMEVANQVNPSIAEAIKLQDRDFIKPFSFVQNLDNLVYQWQFR